TCCGGCGCCTGTACGCCGGACACGCCGTAAGCCGGATCGGTGACGAACTGTACCTCGTCGCGTCGATGTGGCTCGTCTACGCGCTCACCGGGTCGACCCTCTACACGGGCCTCGCGGGCTTCCTGAGTCGCTTCCCGCAGGCAATCGGGTTCCTGCTCGGCCCGCTCGTCGACCGTTCGCCGCTGGGACGGCTCCTCGTGGTCGTCGAACTCGCCCAGGGGGTCGTCGTGCTGGCTGTCCCCGCCGCTGCAGCGCTCGGGTTCCTGGACGTGTGGGTCGTGCTCGCGATCATGCCGGCCCTCGCGACGCTGGCCAGGCTCTCCGATCCCGCCCAGAACGCGGCGATCCCCCGGCTCGTGGACGACTCCCTCCTCGTCCGGGCCAACTCGCTCGCGTCGACCGGTGACAGGGCGATCGGAGCGCTCGCCCAGGCCGGCGCCGGTGCGGTCATCGCCGCCGTCGGGGCCGTCGCCCTCTACGCGGTAAACGCGGCGACGTTCGCGGTGAGTGCGCTGTGTTTCGCGCTCGTCGCGATTCCGTCCACCGAGATGACGGGGACGATCCCGTCGGCCCGGGACTACCTCGCGGACCTCCGCGAGGGCGTCTCGCTCGTTCGCGGCTCCGTGATCGGCCACCTGGTCGTCGCCGCGAGTCTGGCCGTCGCCTTCACCGGGATGGCGACGGCCGTCCTCCCCGCGTTCGCCGACGCGATCGGCGGTGCCGGGACGTACGGACTGCTGGTCGCCTCGATGACCGCCGGGACGCTCGTCGGTGCG
The nucleotide sequence above comes from Halosolutus halophilus. Encoded proteins:
- a CDS encoding MFS transporter; its protein translation is MAERYGPWSGGIVDRRTASLLGNVDFRRLYAGHAVSRIGDELYLVASMWLVYALTGSTLYTGLAGFLSRFPQAIGFLLGPLVDRSPLGRLLVVVELAQGVVVLAVPAAAALGFLDVWVVLAIMPALATLARLSDPAQNAAIPRLVDDSLLVRANSLASTGDRAIGALAQAGAGAVIAAVGAVALYAVNAATFAVSALCFALVAIPSTEMTGTIPSARDYLADLREGVSLVRGSVIGHLVVAASLAVAFTGMATAVLPAFADAIGGAGTYGLLVASMTAGTLVGAIGASRLESAPFGPVTIAGFAAAAGCWLVAVSVDWLPAVLVCFGLAFVPVGSYNVLVSAALQTGVPEDLLGRVTSTTGSVTAVVGPSGLLLGGYLGDVLGSASVIVASAIGFSLVASYWLAVPSLRGFPSIGTLEPGTFAC